In Saccharothrix violaceirubra, the following are encoded in one genomic region:
- a CDS encoding helix-turn-helix domain-containing protein, giving the protein MTTSESASTPWVRGARFGWSKPADYSVRLFVVVMDAVTADPERVWSVSELARESGVKRSTVRLVCADLAASGQARVSHKQGEPSRLLPTKLYRVRPECVTAWVSVWRDRFYRADALTDAVMGARLADGLARSTDAIGYSVYSLEQVVGRLLAGGRRSWTARDLGDTAGLNCSTVRLVCRDLVAVGHLTVRIEEDATRSIPRKFFRLTDAGRAAWRERFENNG; this is encoded by the coding sequence GCAAGCCGGCGGACTACTCGGTGCGGTTGTTCGTGGTCGTGATGGACGCGGTGACCGCCGATCCGGAGCGTGTCTGGTCGGTCTCGGAGTTGGCTCGGGAGAGCGGGGTCAAGCGGTCGACGGTGCGCCTGGTGTGCGCGGATCTCGCGGCGTCGGGTCAGGCCAGGGTGAGCCACAAACAGGGCGAACCGAGCCGCCTTCTGCCGACCAAGCTCTACCGGGTCCGGCCCGAGTGCGTCACGGCGTGGGTGTCGGTCTGGCGGGACCGGTTCTACCGGGCGGATGCCTTGACGGACGCGGTGATGGGTGCGCGGCTGGCCGACGGGCTCGCCCGAAGTACGGACGCGATCGGGTACTCGGTGTACTCGCTGGAACAGGTCGTGGGTCGGCTGTTGGCCGGTGGGCGTCGGTCGTGGACGGCCCGGGACTTGGGTGACACGGCGGGGCTGAACTGCTCGACGGTGCGGCTGGTGTGCCGTGATCTGGTCGCCGTGGGGCATCTGACGGTGCGGATCGAGGAGGACGCCACGCGGTCGATTCCGCGCAAGTTCTTCCGGCTGACCGACGCCGGGCGCGCGGCCTGGCGGGAGAGGTTCGAGAACAACGGATGA